A part of Streptomyces sp. NBC_01210 genomic DNA contains:
- a CDS encoding ACP S-malonyltransferase, which produces MVLDRYARRRVSAADKALGYSLLDRFYEAEDDYSEYTQVAFLVNSLALADRAEDLLGMRPDYCVGPSFGQKAAAAWTGAVDFADTVRMTAELARCEQEFFAVEHQDVVTHSCVRVPDEAFQEYLDGLAANGDWYDISGRLDEGFCMVSIREHLLDGLKKAISAMGGYSMYTMRPPVHAEAFGGLRRKAEEEVLSRYEIRDPKLTVVADQDGSVVRTADAMRTMMLDTFDKAINWPDVVDSLLNLGVRKLYITGPDNLFRRVKCTTRNFDVVAVDPKSVLRSTLRPTKS; this is translated from the coding sequence ATGGTTCTCGACAGGTACGCAAGGCGCCGCGTATCGGCTGCAGACAAGGCGCTCGGGTACTCGCTCCTCGACCGGTTCTACGAAGCCGAGGACGACTACTCGGAGTACACGCAGGTGGCCTTCCTGGTCAACTCCCTTGCTCTGGCCGACCGCGCCGAGGACCTCCTCGGGATGCGCCCCGACTACTGCGTCGGGCCGAGCTTCGGCCAGAAGGCCGCGGCCGCCTGGACGGGGGCCGTCGACTTCGCGGACACCGTCCGTATGACGGCCGAACTCGCCCGCTGCGAGCAGGAGTTCTTCGCCGTCGAACACCAGGATGTGGTCACCCACTCCTGTGTACGCGTCCCGGACGAGGCCTTCCAGGAGTATCTGGACGGGCTCGCCGCGAACGGCGACTGGTACGACATCTCGGGCCGTCTCGACGAGGGCTTCTGCATGGTGTCCATCCGCGAACACCTCCTGGACGGCCTCAAGAAGGCCATCAGCGCCATGGGCGGCTACTCCATGTACACGATGCGCCCGCCCGTGCACGCCGAGGCGTTCGGCGGTCTCCGCCGCAAGGCCGAGGAGGAGGTCCTGTCCCGGTACGAGATCCGCGACCCGAAACTCACTGTCGTCGCCGACCAGGACGGCAGTGTCGTGCGCACCGCGGATGCGATGCGGACAATGATGCTCGACACCTTCGACAAGGCCATCAACTGGCCCGATGTCGTCGACTCGCTGCTCAACCTCGGTGTACGGAAGCTCTACATCACCGGCCCCGACAATCTGTTCCGGCGAGTGAAATGCACCACGCGGAACTTCGATGTCGTGGCCGTCGACCCGAAAAGCGTTCTCCGGTCCACTCTGCGGCCGACGAAAAGCTGA
- a CDS encoding flavin monoamine oxidase family protein, producing MSMLVPDFPFSYDDWLRHPAGLGELPPERAGTPVAVVGGGISGLTAAYELMRLGLRPVVYEAGDLGGRMRAVPFATRPEYVAELGAMRFPKSARALFHYINLLGLGTRPFPNPLAPNTPGTLIDVNGRQHWARSQDDLPMLYQEVADAWEKTLQELAELSTVRGAIQQRDIVTLKAVWNRLVRDLDDQSFYGFLASSSSFHSFQHREVFGQVGFGTGGWDTDFPNSVLEILRVVFTEADDDQLSIVGGVQQLPQGLWEQRPESPAHWPEGTSLSSLHGGGPRPAVVGLRRKGSDFVVEDASGDVSVYPAVVFTPHLWTLLNRIDCEPGLLPTEHWTAVERTHYMGSSKVFVLTDRPFWRDIDPRTGRETMGMTLTDRIARGVYLFDNGVDRPGVMCLSYTWNDDSLKFATLSAQQRLEVLLERLGEIYPGVDIRSHIIDEPITVTWETEPHFMGAFKANLPGQYRYQRRLFTHFMQDGMDASHRGFFLSGDDVSWTAGFAEGAVTTALNAVWGVVNHLGGRTPSANPGPGDVFDQLAPVELPYA from the coding sequence ATGAGCATGCTCGTTCCGGACTTCCCCTTCTCCTACGACGACTGGCTACGCCATCCCGCCGGTCTCGGCGAGCTGCCGCCCGAACGAGCCGGTACGCCGGTGGCCGTTGTCGGTGGTGGCATCTCCGGGCTGACGGCCGCCTACGAGCTGATGCGGCTCGGTCTGCGGCCCGTTGTGTACGAGGCCGGCGATCTGGGCGGCCGTATGCGAGCCGTTCCCTTCGCGACCCGCCCCGAGTACGTCGCCGAGCTCGGGGCGATGCGCTTCCCGAAGTCGGCGCGGGCTCTGTTCCACTACATCAACCTGCTCGGCCTGGGCACCCGCCCGTTCCCCAACCCGCTCGCGCCGAACACCCCGGGCACGCTCATCGACGTCAACGGACGCCAGCACTGGGCCCGTTCCCAGGACGACCTCCCGATGCTCTATCAGGAGGTCGCGGACGCCTGGGAGAAGACGCTCCAGGAGCTGGCCGAGCTGTCGACGGTGCGCGGCGCGATTCAGCAGCGCGACATCGTGACCCTCAAGGCCGTGTGGAACCGTCTGGTACGCGATCTCGACGACCAGTCCTTCTACGGCTTCCTGGCATCCTCGTCCTCGTTCCACTCCTTCCAGCACCGCGAGGTCTTCGGCCAGGTCGGCTTCGGTACGGGCGGATGGGACACCGACTTCCCCAATTCGGTTCTGGAGATCCTGAGGGTGGTCTTCACCGAGGCCGACGATGATCAGCTCTCCATCGTCGGCGGTGTGCAGCAGCTGCCGCAGGGGCTGTGGGAGCAGCGGCCCGAGTCCCCGGCCCACTGGCCCGAAGGCACTTCACTCTCCTCGCTGCACGGCGGGGGTCCGCGGCCGGCTGTTGTGGGGCTGCGGCGCAAGGGTTCCGACTTCGTCGTCGAGGACGCGTCCGGAGACGTCAGCGTCTACCCGGCCGTGGTGTTCACGCCGCATCTGTGGACGTTGCTGAACCGGATCGACTGCGAGCCGGGGCTGCTGCCCACCGAGCACTGGACGGCGGTGGAGCGCACGCACTACATGGGCTCCTCAAAGGTCTTCGTCCTCACCGACCGTCCGTTCTGGCGCGACATCGACCCGCGCACCGGCCGGGAGACGATGGGAATGACCCTCACCGACCGGATCGCGCGCGGCGTGTACCTCTTCGACAACGGTGTCGACCGGCCCGGCGTGATGTGCCTGTCGTACACATGGAACGACGACTCGCTGAAGTTCGCGACCCTGTCGGCGCAGCAGCGCCTCGAAGTGCTGCTGGAGCGGCTCGGCGAGATCTATCCGGGTGTGGACATCCGGTCGCACATCATCGACGAGCCGATCACCGTCACCTGGGAGACAGAGCCCCATTTCATGGGTGCCTTCAAGGCGAACCTGCCGGGCCAGTACCGGTATCAGCGGCGGTTGTTCACCCACTTCATGCAGGACGGGATGGACGCCTCGCACCGCGGATTCTTCCTCAGCGGCGACGACGTCTCCTGGACCGCGGGCTTCGCCGAAGGCGCGGTGACCACCGCCCTGAACGCGGTGTGGGGCGTGGTCAACCATCTGGGCGGCCGTACCCCGTCGGCCAACCCCGGACCCGGCGATGTGTTCGATCAGCTCGCTCCGGTGGAGCTGCCCTACGCCTGA
- a CDS encoding fatty acyl-AMP ligase yields MTRTGPDVRAGNVSTLPEALRLRCEKQPDEIAYVFLRDGEEPDGSLTYRQLEIDAGSRAAALERAGLSGGNAVLLYPSGLEFVRALLGCMYARVAGAPVQVPTRQRGVERLRRIADDAGTRTVLTTGAVKRDLEERFGDLPELAGLTLIDTEALPEAPWTGDGPGPDDIALLQYTSGSTGDPKGVMVTHANFLSNVAETDELWPAGPDGVVVSWLPLFHDMGMLFGVLMPLCSGVPAYLMAPEAFIRRPGRWLEAIARFRGTHAAAPSFAYELCVRAQQDGKVATDIDLSTWRVAANGAEPVRWRAVRSFAEAFAPAGFHPGAMSPGYGLAENTLKATGSRLGQEPTVLWVAAEALLAGRAELLAPEADGAQPLVGSGFAVSGTRVRIVDPVALTECAEGWVGEIWVDGPCVAAGYLGRERESEETFRAVIAGQEDGPGGSTYLRTGDLGFLLDGELYVTGRFKDVIIRNGRNFYPQDIELSAENAAPGLHPNAAAAFSVDDGETERLIVVVEADGRALRGTGPEELKELVRKAVHERQRLETDEVVIVRRGLLPRTTSGKVQRRACRKRYLNNELKPAAAAERSA; encoded by the coding sequence ATGACCAGGACCGGACCGGATGTGCGGGCGGGCAATGTCTCGACTCTGCCGGAAGCGCTTCGCCTGCGCTGCGAGAAGCAGCCCGACGAAATCGCATACGTATTCCTGCGCGACGGTGAAGAGCCCGACGGGTCACTCACCTACCGGCAGTTGGAGATCGACGCGGGCTCCCGCGCTGCCGCCCTGGAGCGGGCCGGGCTGAGCGGCGGTAATGCCGTACTGCTCTACCCCTCGGGTCTGGAGTTCGTACGGGCGCTGCTCGGCTGCATGTACGCGCGAGTGGCCGGCGCCCCGGTTCAGGTACCCACCCGGCAGCGTGGGGTGGAGCGGCTGCGCCGGATCGCGGACGACGCGGGCACCCGCACTGTGCTGACCACGGGAGCCGTCAAGCGAGACCTGGAGGAACGGTTCGGCGATCTGCCTGAGCTGGCCGGACTCACGCTCATTGACACCGAGGCGCTGCCGGAGGCGCCGTGGACGGGCGACGGTCCGGGCCCCGACGACATCGCACTGCTCCAGTACACGTCGGGCTCCACCGGCGATCCGAAGGGCGTGATGGTCACCCACGCCAACTTCCTGAGCAATGTCGCCGAGACCGACGAGCTGTGGCCGGCCGGACCCGATGGTGTGGTCGTTTCCTGGCTGCCTCTCTTCCACGACATGGGAATGCTCTTCGGCGTGCTGATGCCGCTGTGCTCCGGGGTCCCCGCCTATCTGATGGCCCCGGAGGCATTCATCCGCCGGCCCGGCCGCTGGCTCGAGGCGATAGCGCGGTTCCGCGGCACGCATGCCGCCGCGCCGAGCTTCGCGTACGAGCTCTGTGTACGGGCCCAGCAGGACGGCAAGGTCGCCACCGACATCGACCTGTCGACCTGGCGGGTGGCGGCCAACGGCGCCGAGCCCGTGCGCTGGCGCGCTGTGCGCTCCTTCGCCGAGGCATTCGCCCCGGCCGGCTTCCACCCCGGCGCCATGTCCCCGGGTTACGGCCTCGCCGAGAACACCCTCAAGGCCACCGGCAGCCGCCTCGGCCAGGAGCCGACCGTGCTGTGGGTGGCCGCAGAAGCGTTGCTGGCCGGCCGGGCCGAACTGCTCGCCCCGGAGGCCGACGGAGCGCAGCCCCTGGTGGGATCGGGCTTCGCGGTCTCCGGCACCCGGGTGCGGATCGTCGACCCCGTGGCGCTGACCGAGTGCGCCGAAGGCTGGGTCGGTGAGATCTGGGTGGACGGGCCATGTGTCGCCGCCGGCTATCTCGGGCGGGAACGCGAGAGCGAGGAGACCTTCCGGGCGGTCATCGCCGGACAGGAGGACGGCCCCGGCGGGAGTACGTATCTGCGCACCGGCGACCTGGGCTTCCTGCTCGACGGCGAGCTGTATGTGACCGGCCGGTTCAAGGACGTCATCATCCGCAACGGCCGCAACTTCTACCCGCAGGACATCGAGCTCTCGGCCGAGAACGCGGCACCGGGCCTGCACCCGAACGCCGCCGCGGCGTTCTCTGTGGACGACGGCGAGACGGAGCGCCTGATCGTCGTCGTCGAAGCCGACGGCAGGGCACTGCGCGGCACCGGCCCGGAAGAGTTGAAGGAACTCGTCCGCAAGGCCGTCCACGAACGGCAGCGACTCGAGACGGACGAGGTCGTGATCGTACGGCGCGGCCTCCTGCCCCGTACCACCAGCGGCAAGGTGCAGCGTCGCGCCTGCCGCAAGCGATACCTGAACAACGAGCTGAAGCCTGCCGCGGCAGCGGAGCGGAGTGCCTGA